One window from the genome of Amycolatopsis sp. NBC_01480 encodes:
- a CDS encoding MFS transporter, producing MSHSAQSEGRTTLADYRTALTAPGSRRAVLASVLARLPIAMIGISALLYVQRETGSFATAGLVSASSLAGVSVGAVIQGRLIDRFGPTRPLLVTALVLTLSMTMLALAIEAHAATILLVALAALTGLSEPMVGSASRALWTRLLPAGSARNAAFSYEAISMEMFFILGPGIAGLLVTAPWPGTGMVAGTAAMVVGATLFALSPAVRAWGPAPRTKKPLLGALAGPGMRTLALAALGFGMVIGFVEVAVPAAATESGHASLSGLLLSAWSLSSVAFGVAYSLHPWPRRLGLRLPVLLGGFGALVALLALPSSLWALAILMLLAGAMITPQSTTHSAAIELVAPRGTAAEAFGWVLTAVTLGLAAGQSVSGYLVEHAGTSAAFLAAGVAGVVMAVVVWTLRGTVRPVVSAAPAELVGVGR from the coding sequence GTGTCCCACTCTGCCCAGTCCGAAGGCCGGACCACGCTAGCCGACTACCGCACCGCCCTGACCGCTCCCGGCTCGCGCCGCGCGGTTCTGGCGTCCGTGCTCGCCCGGCTGCCGATCGCGATGATCGGCATCTCGGCGCTGCTCTACGTCCAGCGTGAGACGGGTTCGTTCGCCACCGCGGGCTTGGTCTCGGCCAGCTCGCTGGCCGGCGTCTCGGTGGGCGCGGTGATCCAGGGGCGGCTGATCGACCGCTTCGGCCCGACGCGCCCGCTGCTCGTCACGGCGCTGGTGCTCACGCTGTCGATGACCATGCTCGCCCTCGCGATCGAGGCCCACGCGGCGACGATCCTGCTGGTCGCGCTGGCGGCGCTGACCGGGCTTTCGGAGCCGATGGTGGGCTCGGCCTCGCGGGCGCTGTGGACCCGGCTGCTGCCCGCGGGGAGCGCGCGCAACGCCGCGTTCTCCTATGAAGCGATCAGCATGGAGATGTTCTTCATCCTCGGCCCCGGTATCGCGGGCCTGCTGGTGACGGCCCCCTGGCCGGGCACCGGCATGGTCGCGGGCACGGCGGCGATGGTCGTCGGCGCGACGCTGTTCGCGCTGAGCCCGGCCGTCCGCGCGTGGGGCCCGGCGCCGCGAACGAAGAAGCCCCTGCTGGGCGCCCTCGCCGGCCCGGGCATGCGCACGCTGGCACTCGCAGCGCTCGGCTTCGGCATGGTGATCGGTTTCGTCGAGGTCGCCGTGCCGGCTGCGGCAACGGAGTCCGGCCACGCTTCGTTGAGCGGTCTGCTGCTTTCGGCGTGGTCGCTGAGCTCTGTGGCGTTCGGCGTGGCGTACAGCCTCCACCCGTGGCCGCGCCGGCTGGGCCTGCGCCTGCCGGTGCTGCTCGGTGGTTTCGGCGCGCTGGTCGCGCTGCTGGCGCTGCCGTCGTCCCTGTGGGCCTTGGCGATCCTGATGCTCCTGGCCGGCGCCATGATCACCCCGCAGTCGACCACCCACTCGGCGGCGATCGAGCTGGTCGCGCCCCGCGGCACGGCCGCGGAGGCCTTCGGCTGGGTGCTGACGGCGGTCACGCTGGGGCTCGCCGCGGGCCAGTCGGTGAGCGGTTACCTGGTGGAGCACGCGGGCACGAGCGCGGCATTTCTGGCGGCGGGGGTGGCTGGGGTTGTGATGGCCGTTGTGGTTTGGACGCTGCGCGGCACGGTTCGGCCGGTGGTTTCGGCTGCGCCTGCGGAACTGGTCGGCGTGGGACGGTAG